In the Pectinophora gossypiella chromosome 27, ilPecGoss1.1, whole genome shotgun sequence genome, gatggcgttgtagagTTTAGAATGTTGACAGTAAAAAAAACTATGAAGTGTTGACATTGTCTTTGGCCGTAaagtatttgctttttttaagttttgaaCTCTGTTTTTCGCTTTAAATGAAGATCtattaatgagttattaatttatcttaagtgcagttttcactagtgatgttccgtatccgtatccgcggatatccgaggtaaaagaaaaatccgtatccgtatccgtgtccgttacttttcacgcggatcttttacggatctttttcaggtgattaagtagaattattaaataaaaaactacaaaattccattcagattgttttaccataaccaaaacaaaagtactacccgCGAAATGCAAGTTAAAACGTATCCTGCCTGACGTTCCGGCGAGCGAAGACGTCAactatcgtttcaaggtcgcgggcgccgacaccaatcgaataatatcgaataagaaaataaaaatccgtatccgtataatcggatctttacactaaatatccgtattcagatccgtatccgcggatatacatttttaacgatctggcacatcactagttttcactaacgcagttggctcgaccgttatagacgacgatacggctcggCTAACCTATTAcacacgtcacccgtcactGTCTCACAGTagtgcacagaaagagacagatgatctctttcgcggcgagaaagagtcgcgtgcttacggtgctaagcccgctggtgtgggtacttcgttcatcttccgatggaagTACCTCTGCCTGTCACAATTGGGATACAGTGAGGTTATGTTGACTCCAGAGAGCTCGCTGAGCGCGCTGGACATCCCGGCGCCGGCCATCTACTCGACGCGGCTGTCGTGCGGCGCGGCGGCCTACTGCACGCTGTGgcgctgcgccggcgccgcgcgccgcgcgcccacCGTGCTGCACGTCTACGGCGGGCCCGAGGTGCAGACCGTCACCAACAGCTACAAGGTGACacgcttatattatatttattatacgaATGGCACCACATTTTGACATTTCCGAATATTGGCACCACATCTTCCCAATACTGGCACCACGTCTTCCCAATATTGGCACCACGTCTTCCCAATATTGGCACCACATCTTCCCGATACTGGCACCACATCTTCCCAATACTGGCACCACATCTTCCCAATACTGGCACCACATCTTCCCAATATTGGCACTGTTTGCAACAACCATTGAGCCAAaccattcttaattaaaaaagaaaaatattatttatatggtaACATTCGTTCCAACCATTCACTCtctcttcattttaaaattatatcgaaTCAACACGTTCTCTGTAATATctcttttgaaaaaaaattaataaaccgTGAAATTGCCGTCAcaaactcttttatttatgtctttcCTAGACATAAATTGGTGCCGAAACAAAAGTAAAGTGATTGCGCAtcgtaaaaactgttttttcgTCGCGAGTGCACATTGCCGATCTCGTGGGCGCGTGAGTGCGAGTCGCCATTTGCAAGGATTTTGCGCATATTTCATCATCAAGGGGCGTGCTAGAAGTGAAATAAGAGGCCTGGACCAACATTCGTCAAGGAATATACCACGGATCGTCACAGAAGCCTCAACATATTTCACGCATTTCTCCGGTGAAAATCTACTTGTTGTAAAGAGAGGCCGCCATTATTCGAACTTCAACGATAACCAAACGTGAATCAACGAGTCGGTCAATGCAGTCATTCAGCCGTTCAACTCTTGACAGATACTGTTCGTTCGTTCATCTGTCAATGTCAAGCATCATTCATTCGTTCGCCCCGTGTTTTGATAAACAAATACGTCTGCATTTCTgcgaaaaatattaattatttacggaATTTTCTGCGATTTTCAACATGGGACGCAGAAAAAGCATTGCGGATGAAGAAGACAGGGCGTCTCAGGACAAACGGCTGAAAGTTCAATTGGCACAATGCAAATCGAAATTGACGAAAGCAGAAAACTTTTTGCGTGAACAGAAAGGACCTCTAGATACGGATGCTATTACCCTCCGGCTGCAGCTATTGGAGAAAGTTTTACTGACCGTGAACGATCTTTTGCTAGAAAAGCAAGTTTTAACTTGGAGCGACGACGACGAGTTCGACGATGATGGACTAGAAGAGAGATGTCTTAGCGTGATAATAAGCTACAAGAAGGCGCTCGCGCAGGCAAGTTCGTCGAAGCAAAATACATCAGCTAGTGATAGTGCCAGTGACAGATATTCATCAATGAAACTTCCTGAAATTGACATTCCAGTGTATGAAGGAAAGGACTACACCAAGTACCAATCGTTTATCGAACTATTCACGGCTATTATTCATAGAAATGGTAAACTAGAACCTATCCAAAAGTTATTctatttaagaaaatatttgaaaggggAGCCGTTGTCACTTATTGAAGGGCTACCCTTAACGGGTGATTCTTATGAGAAGGCATTGGCTTTACTCAAAGCTAGATATGATAATAAGTTTCTCGTTGTTACAAACCATGTACAGGCAATCTTGGATTTTTCGCCGATTGTGAAGGGTGCTGCCAGCAATTTACGAGAGTTAATAGCTCATGCTCGTCAACATTTAGGAGCCTTGAAGACCCTTGGACAGCCCACTGAACATTGGGATATGATAATTTTACCCATTTTGTTGCGAAAAATAGATCAGTTTTCTTGCAGAGCATACCATAGTGAGCGTGTTGATAACAAGCTGCCAAATCTGGATGACTTCTTTGCATTCATTGAAAGAAGGGCCAGCAGCTTCGAGGAGAGCCAAAGGAGCGAAGGTAAGAACTCCAcacaattatttaataaaaaagttactaaCCTCGCAAGCAGAGAGTTACCATCTTGCAGGTTTTGTAAAGATCCTTCTCACAAattattcaaatgtcaaaaattccAAACATTGTGCCCAAAGGATAGGATTGAATTTGTTTTGAACAATAATTTGTGTAAAGTTTGTTTAGGATaccacaataaaaaatgtcattttcatttcaaatgCTCTTTGTGCAATAGCAAAGATCATAATACTCTATTGCACCTGGACGCAAGTGAATCAAAAGCTTCATTGCACAGCAACATCAGCAACAGCACTGTACTGCTGCCCACCATTAAAGCAAAGCTCTTCAGCCAAGACGGAAAATCACATATTATTGCTAGAGGGCTAGTGGACAGCGGCAGTCAAGtttcatttataaaatctgatcttgccaaaatgttaaatttaaagccattcaatagtaatttaaatattacagCTCTAGGTCAACAAAACAGAACTACCTCAAAAGCTGTCAATGTGCGTTTCATGTCActtcaaaacaattttaattgtCAAGTGACTTGTTCCATTGTGAACCAAATAACTTCAACGTTACCTCAGCATGCAATTGATATGAAAAATATCCCCATGCCAAAATCTGCAGTGCTTGCAGACGATGAATATGATACTCCAGGTGACATCTCATTTTTGCTGTCAGCTGACATGTTTTTCAGAATTATGCGGcctaacaaaattcaattagGAAGCAATCTCTACCTAATAGACACCGAATTTGGCTCAATTGTGTCAGGAGAGATCAAAGAGAATGCatcatctttaaataaaaatctagtAACACTGCATGCAATGACTACTTACAATGATGAACAGCTTGATCACCTCCTTACAAAGTTTTGGAATACTGAACTAGTACCTGAAACGAAGCCGGAGGTTACAGTAAAGCAGGATCCCTGCGAAGCCGCTTTTAAACAGTCGGTACAGTTAATTGATGGCAATTTTCAGGTTTCACTTCCACTTCAAAGGCCTCTAGATCAGCTTGACTTAGGTAACACGTTTCCCATTGCAGCCAAAACATTAAATTACATCGAAAAGAGACTAGATAAAGATGAGCAGCTTAAAGAAAAATACCATGCATTTATCAACGAATATGTTGAGTTAGGACATGCCAAAATCTTGCCCTTCAGCCATGCTGAAGCGAATAAAAGGTATTTCATGCAGCACTTACCCGTAATAAGGAATGACAAAAAAACCAATAAAGTCCGTGTTGTGTTCAATGGCAATACTCGAGCAAGGGCGCACCCCAGCTTAAACGAAATGCTTATGAACGGTCCTAAGGTGCAAAAAGACCTCTTTGATATTTTGCTGTCATTCAGAGCTCACGAGTATGTTCTTTTGGCCGACATTAGGCATATGTATAGAGCCATTTTTCTACACCCAGAGCACAGAGTGCTCCAGAATATTCTGtggagaaataaaaataataacctaattattattgaattgcAGACCGTCACATATGGGTTGAAGTCCTCCAGTTATCTGGCCACAAGGTGCCTGGAAGAACTAGCACGCCAGTACGAGGCTGAGTTCCCTAGGGCGGCAGCTGTGATCCGGAATTCCATGTATGTAGATGATGCGCTGTTTGGAGGTCAGTCAATAAAAGAGGCATTGGAGGTAAGAGATCAGCTTATTTCATTACTTCAGCGAGCCGGCTTTAGCTTACATAAATGGGCCGCCAGTGATCCTCGTCTTCTTGTTGACATTCCAATCAGTAAGCAGCATTTTGATGAACATGAGCTCTGCAAAGAAAACTTATCTATAAAAGCACTCGGCGTAACGTACGATGTCAAAAGCGATACGTTAAAAGTGGGTTGTCCTATCAAAAATATGCATGGAGACTGGAGCAAGCGTTCCGTGCTTAGTGTCATAGGGTCCTTCTTTGACCCTCTCGGGCTGGTAGGGCCAATCACAGTCCGAGCTAaagaatttttacaaaaattgtGGATTGAAAACTTAAAATGGGACTCTCCCTTAcctgataaaatattaaaacagtgGAAACAATTTTACTGTCAACTTACAACTATGTCAGCTATTTGTGTAAATCGTAACATAATGTGTTCTAATGCACAGCGTGTTGAGCTGTATTGTTATTGTGATGCGTCACAAACAGCATATGGATGTTGCATTTATGTAAAAGTAATACATAACAATAGTGCAACCACTACTCTACTTCGTGCTAGATCGCTAATTATTAGGTGGTCGGAGTTGTAGTTTTTCAGTTGTAAGTTTAGCACCCGGCCCTCGGGAATATGTTTGCAACAACCATTGAGCCAAaccattcttaattaaaaaagaaaaatattatttatatggtaACATTCGTTCCAACCATTCACTCtctcttcattttaaaattatatcgaaTCAACACGTTCTCTGTAATATctcttttgaaaaaaaattaataaaccgTGAAATTGCCGTCAcaaactcttttatttatgtctttcCTAGACAGGCACCACATCTTCCCAATACTGGCACCACATCTTCCCAATATTGGCACCACATCTTCCCATTACTGGCACCACATCTTCCCAATATTGGCACCACATCTTCCCAATATTGGCACCACATCTTCCCAATATTGGCACCACATCTTCCCAATACTGGCACCACATCTTCCCAATACTGGCACCACATCTTCCCAATACTGGCACCACATCTTCCCAATACTGGCACCACATCTTCCCAATACTGGCACCACATCTTCCCAATACTGGCACCACATCTTCCCAATACTGGCACCACATCTTCCCAATACTGGCACCACATCTTCCCAATATTGGCACCACATCTTCCCGATATTGGCACCAAATCTTCCAATACTATATGTTCCAAATGTGACGTTTTTTTTGCGTTCCAGGGTATCCGTCAACTGCGGATGCACATGCTCGCTGCGCGGGGCTTCAATGTGGTGGCTGTGGACTCGCGAGGGTCGAAGCACCGCGGCCGCAGCTGGGAGGCCGCCATCAAGGGGAAACTCGGTCAGGTGGAATTGGACGACCAGGTAATCATCGCCTTTTAcaggaaagaaaagaaaaatgagttTCACGAACTCTCAACTCACAaatttagaaaaacttattttcaattaaaactgcctatttcgaagtgatggtttttgtttttcgtaactcatcctttagacgggatacggtcacgagcattaatatgtatacactttggtaccatgtcacattaacttttttgacaaattgaactgtaagtctcactaaatgtcaaatatgttagtgcgacagagtcctaaagtgggtacattatattgatcaAGACtgtacactccacgttgctccacattcatagcaatttattacgaattttagctggacagtggcctcgattcctgcagacccgtcattttcttatccgccgaaaaggagagggacggaTGAATatcaacaatttaattttaaaacgaatgaataacccggacgaattaaacaggtatctcgctggtatgcaatccgtttgacgtgctgcctacttaattctgtcgggttattggccgatgtaaaaattttagacggttgttttagatttctgcttaaaattgacgtgtgctccataaattttatgtctgtcgattactcgtccctttctttttcagcggataagaaaattacaggtataacttaaaataaaattagatggcgtctgcaggaattagcactttACACAttagatataagtacgtagtcgttacacgagtcatgtcaagggcctttggcggctcaatagtaaccctgacaccagggtgatgaGAATTCTACCAATtcttcagatttttttttatatattttttgtactatgtatttgtaaatattttcaggTTGAAGTGCTCCAGTGGCTAGCGAAAGAGACAGGATGTATAGATATGGAACGAATTGCCATCCACGGGTGGAGTTATGGTGAGTTTTGTTTGCGTTTTCAtctgtcatttatttatttatttattatttggaaaACCAACACCTTACGTTTCAGTCTGAGGACAGACTGAGAGCAGGATGGCCGAGTGTAGGAATaggctagattccaactagtcaaatcagttactttttactaaacgtcaaaacacgaaatttctatggaatttgtatgaaaaagcacactatgacatcatagaaaaacatgataatatgtcggacttattattacgtttttcttgattaaaattcataaataagtaaaatagaaaaaagaaaatgtttgtcgttcgttttagatatgtctttatttagtaatcagaattttataatttatcttgaacctagtacacgacccaattgtaggctgaatgaaacgtaacgcaaaggtgtgtgaaagagagagcgacgagtgagcgagagaggattgcggaatgacagggaaatggcggacggttgtttttaaagaggaaatCGTAGAAGACTataaaaggttaaaaataaacaaaggtgAAGAAAGAATAATagtttccttcatgccctattccacaattaacaaaacaatggccccgattcctgcagagacctcctaattttacttaaaattatacctgtcattttcttacccgccgaaaaggaaagggacggatgattgacagctcttaattttaggaaggatgagtaaatgaatgaatcacccgagcgaatcaaaaaggtatgcaaaccgtttgatgtgtgctatcaacataattctgtcgggttattgaccaatgtaaaatttttagacggttgttttagatttgtgcttaaaattgacgtgtgttccataaattttatgcttgtcgattacccgtccctttccttttcggcggataagaaaatgatagatataacttaaaatagaattaaatggtgtttacaggaattagcaccaatataggtttaaaaatagaaacaaaaaagccaattacaggttttcaccagaaaaaaaaaaagaataggtaAAGTCACCCACTAGATCATTATGCTCGCTCAAATCGTCACGCACGCGCCACGTTCCCAAAcataataaaacacaatatgacaagatcataaaataatagtaacGGTAAATAAAAAAGTCGTACCTACTAAAAATGATGAATCTATattggcgataggctgatctcctatcaccatacggttcatcattatccattttaggactatgtatcaaaagtggctccaaatagTCTTCTGGTTTGggggaacatgggcgtgagtttatgtatgtatgtatgtccagGCGGCTACCTGTCCCTGCTGGGGCTGGCGACGCGGCCCAACATCTTCAAGGTGTGCGTGGCGGGCGCGCCCGTGACCTGCTGGCGGCTGTACGACACGGCCTACACCGAGCGCTACATGGGcgcgccggcgcgggcgccgcacGCCTACACGCGCGCCTCCGTGCTCGCGCACGCGCCCTTCTTCCCCGACCAGTGAGtgcacacagacacacacacacacacacacagagagctATCGATTCAATTCGGCGCTAGCTAATTAACAAAGCAATTATAACACGcatgttgtttatttattgtatttgttcgagcatgatattgtgttgcaaattggaagcaacgatggtgaatgtcagtgtacggacaaaccaaagttggtttttgttgcatcgtcaattgtaaaaaattgtattaagtactatacttatttttaataaataataataagaaccaatagtgcatacagggataatcgccggttggtgtcacaccacatttagattaaactgtcttaaggggcctctacgtgttggcttcggccc is a window encoding:
- the LOC126378949 gene encoding uncharacterized protein LOC126378949, with the protein product MGRRKSIADEEDRASQDKRLKVQLAQCKSKLTKAENFLREQKGPLDTDAITLRLQLLEKVLLTVNDLLLEKQVLTWSDDDEFDDDGLEERCLSVIISYKKALAQASSSKQNTSASDSASDRYSSMKLPEIDIPVYEGKDYTKYQSFIELFTAIIHRNGKLEPIQKLFYLRKYLKGEPLSLIEGLPLTGDSYEKALALLKARYDNKFLVVTNHVQAILDFSPIVKGAASNLRELIAHARQHLGALKTLGQPTEHWDMIILPILLRKIDQFSCRAYHSERVDNKLPNLDDFFAFIERRASSFEESQRSEDRHIWVEVLQLSGHKVPGRTSTPVRG